A genomic segment from Bdellovibrio sp. ArHS encodes:
- the mmsA gene encoding CoA-acylating methylmalonate-semialdehyde dehydrogenase, whose product MIVQVPDYVIDCRNFVSGKFQKASGFKSEIISPYSGKKIGEFHHSNHEDVELAIVAAAKAQKTWADIPIKERSKVMFNLRHILLRDLDEIAHLKSAESGKSFAEGKAGLLKGIEVLEFATAVQNLDLGGKVEVSRGVSCEYRREPLGIVASITPFNFPAMVPLWTMPIALILGNAYIWKPSEKTPLTSLKIAAAFQEAGLPSGLLQVLQGGKETVEAIVDHPSVKAVAFVGSTKIAQAIYERGTRLGKRVLALGGAKNHIVLLPDAHPELAGLAISDSFTGCAGQRCMAAAVLLAVGDVDQHIQKIIERARSLELGKDMGAIITRGQVEFLNKAIKKAELEGAKILLDGRKIKPPLGFEEGHWIGPTIIDNVSPHSEIAKIELFGPVLSILRCKDISEAMRIENTVEYGNACSVFTSSGSLAEKVVRMASTGMVGVNVGVPVPREPFSFGGVNASKFGHGDITGHHSLDFWSNVKKVTVKWEKQEDTTWMS is encoded by the coding sequence ATGATTGTACAAGTTCCTGACTATGTCATTGATTGCAGAAATTTTGTCTCTGGCAAATTTCAAAAAGCTTCGGGCTTCAAAAGCGAAATTATCAGTCCCTACAGCGGAAAAAAAATCGGCGAGTTTCATCATTCCAATCACGAAGATGTGGAGCTTGCCATTGTCGCCGCAGCAAAAGCGCAAAAAACCTGGGCTGACATTCCCATCAAAGAAAGATCCAAAGTCATGTTCAACCTGCGGCACATTCTGCTGCGGGACCTGGATGAAATCGCCCATCTAAAGAGTGCCGAATCCGGCAAAAGCTTTGCCGAAGGTAAAGCGGGACTTCTAAAGGGAATCGAGGTCTTGGAGTTCGCCACCGCTGTTCAAAATCTGGATCTTGGCGGCAAGGTCGAAGTTTCACGAGGGGTCAGTTGCGAATACCGCCGGGAACCCTTAGGAATCGTTGCCAGCATCACCCCCTTCAACTTCCCAGCGATGGTTCCCCTGTGGACGATGCCCATCGCCCTCATCTTGGGTAATGCCTATATTTGGAAACCTTCAGAAAAAACCCCGCTGACTTCCCTAAAAATAGCAGCCGCTTTTCAAGAAGCGGGACTGCCTTCGGGGCTGCTACAAGTTCTGCAGGGTGGAAAAGAAACTGTCGAAGCCATCGTCGATCATCCTTCCGTCAAAGCCGTCGCTTTCGTGGGCTCTACAAAAATCGCACAAGCCATTTACGAACGGGGCACACGACTGGGGAAAAGAGTTCTGGCCCTGGGTGGGGCGAAGAATCACATTGTTCTTTTGCCTGATGCTCATCCTGAATTGGCCGGTTTGGCGATCAGTGACTCGTTCACCGGCTGCGCGGGTCAGCGATGCATGGCTGCGGCGGTTCTTTTAGCCGTCGGTGACGTCGATCAACACATTCAAAAAATTATCGAACGAGCCCGTTCTTTAGAGCTCGGCAAGGATATGGGAGCTATCATCACTCGCGGGCAAGTTGAGTTTTTAAATAAAGCCATAAAAAAAGCTGAACTCGAAGGCGCTAAAATTCTTTTGGATGGTCGCAAAATCAAACCCCCTCTAGGCTTTGAAGAGGGACATTGGATCGGTCCCACAATAATCGACAACGTCTCTCCGCACAGTGAGATAGCCAAAATTGAGCTGTTCGGACCGGTTTTAAGCATCCTTCGCTGCAAGGATATCTCTGAAGCCATGCGAATTGAAAACACGGTCGAATATGGAAACGCGTGTTCTGTGTTCACGTCCAGCGGAAGCTTGGCCGAAAAAGTGGTGCGAATGGCCTCGACCGGCATGGTGGGCGTGAATGTCGGTGTCCCCGTTCCCCGCGAGCCCTTTTCTTTTGGCGGAGTTAATGCCTCAAAATTCGGGCATGGCGATATCACGGGCCATCACTCTTTGGATTTTTGGTCGAACGTAAAAAAAGTAACCGTCAAATGGGAAAAGCAGGAGGACACCACATGGATGTCATAA
- the upp gene encoding uracil phosphoribosyltransferase produces the protein MHKQVKIIEHPLLKHKLGYLRDKDTYSHEFREIVKEISKILVYEAMRDWKHLESVPIETPIAKTTAERIIQPPVVVSIMRAGNGMLDAVLSMIPRASTGFIGIYRDKFIQNTVEYYFKLPQDVQNKEIILCDPLIATADTIVAAIDRLKNYGVGKVKVLSILASQQGLDRILHFHPDVEIYTLNIEEQVNDMGYLVPGLGDAGDRLFQTK, from the coding sequence ATGCATAAACAAGTAAAAATCATCGAACACCCCTTATTAAAACACAAGTTGGGCTATCTGCGCGACAAGGACACCTATTCCCACGAGTTTCGCGAGATCGTAAAAGAGATTTCGAAAATTTTAGTTTACGAAGCCATGCGCGACTGGAAACATCTGGAATCCGTGCCTATCGAAACTCCCATCGCCAAAACCACTGCGGAAAGAATCATCCAGCCGCCCGTGGTCGTGTCGATTATGCGCGCAGGAAACGGAATGCTGGATGCGGTCCTTTCAATGATCCCCCGGGCTTCCACGGGCTTTATCGGCATCTATCGCGATAAATTTATTCAGAACACCGTCGAGTACTATTTTAAGCTTCCTCAGGACGTACAGAATAAAGAAATTATACTTTGTGATCCTTTAATTGCCACAGCGGATACAATTGTGGCAGCTATAGATAGATTAAAGAACTACGGTGTCGGCAAAGTGAAGGTTTTAAGCATTCTGGCCAGCCAACAGGGCTTGGACAGAATTTTACACTTTCATCCGGATGTCGAGATTTATACCTTGAACATCGAAGAACAAGTCAACGACATGGGATATCTGGTACCAGGCTTGGGCGACGCTGGAGATCGATTGTTTCAAACGAAATAG
- a CDS encoding DUF1688 family protein, which translates to MNNHSYSEKDLDFLLSPSAIRKSAEEILQLTIAGKTNFVYHPEEMDTVVNYVLEVIRDKYPTLDIPFHSRWGHFRVGNVDRIKILDAKLSEKDALAIARTKFDLVITSVLLDAGAGDLWSYEERNTGQKLSRSEGLAVASFYLFMQGHLSSHRTNPLQVDSLGLRSLSEKTLRSAFQVTAENPLIGVEGRLSLLKNLGEVLLSKKDLFPGERPGGLVDYLLNRYGYTVTGPQVLRAVLDGLGEIWPGRVRIGTTNLGDIWSYSKISGGLAAFHKLSQWMSYSLMEPLLEAGFEVQEVEQLTGLAEYRNGGLLLDLGLITLKDTELQNRPLRPDSEVVIEWRGLTISLLDRIGAEVRKKLKKSSQDFPLAKVLEGGTWWAGRKAAGSLRKDQSPPLQIESDGTVF; encoded by the coding sequence ATGAATAACCATTCCTACTCTGAAAAAGATCTGGATTTTCTTTTGTCTCCTTCAGCGATTCGCAAAAGTGCTGAGGAAATTCTGCAACTGACCATCGCAGGAAAAACGAATTTCGTCTATCACCCAGAGGAAATGGATACCGTGGTCAACTACGTGCTTGAAGTGATTCGCGATAAATATCCCACCTTAGACATTCCTTTTCATTCACGTTGGGGACACTTTCGCGTCGGTAACGTCGATCGCATTAAGATCCTGGATGCGAAGCTCTCTGAAAAAGACGCATTGGCAATCGCCCGTACTAAATTCGATCTCGTCATCACCTCAGTTTTGCTGGATGCAGGCGCCGGCGACCTCTGGTCTTACGAAGAACGAAATACGGGGCAAAAGCTGTCCCGTTCTGAGGGTTTGGCTGTGGCCAGCTTCTATCTTTTTATGCAGGGACATCTTTCCAGTCACCGCACCAACCCTTTGCAAGTGGACTCGCTAGGACTAAGAAGTCTTTCAGAAAAAACTTTACGTTCTGCTTTTCAGGTTACCGCGGAAAATCCCCTGATCGGCGTTGAAGGCCGCCTGTCACTACTGAAAAACTTGGGAGAAGTTCTTTTAAGCAAGAAGGACCTTTTTCCCGGAGAACGTCCCGGTGGTCTGGTCGACTATCTTCTGAATCGGTACGGATACACCGTGACCGGCCCCCAAGTGCTGCGCGCAGTTTTGGACGGTTTAGGAGAGATTTGGCCCGGCCGTGTACGGATTGGCACTACGAACCTCGGTGATATCTGGTCTTACAGTAAAATCTCGGGCGGATTGGCGGCATTTCACAAGTTGTCTCAGTGGATGAGTTATTCGTTAATGGAGCCTTTGCTAGAAGCGGGTTTTGAGGTTCAGGAAGTGGAACAACTGACAGGCCTGGCTGAATACCGTAACGGGGGCTTGCTTTTGGATTTGGGCCTTATCACGTTGAAAGACACAGAACTGCAAAACCGCCCTCTCCGTCCTGACTCTGAAGTGGTGATTGAATGGCGGGGACTGACAATCTCTCTGCTTGATCGTATCGGCGCTGAGGTTCGCAAAAAATTAAAGAAATCCAGTCAGGATTTTCCTTTAGCGAAGGTCCTTGAAGGAGGCACCTGGTGGGCCGGCAGAAAAGCAGCGGGTTCTCTGCGCAAAGACCAATCGCCCCCCTTGCAAATCGAAAGTGACGGAACGGTTTTTTAA
- the ggt gene encoding gamma-glutamyltransferase yields the protein MKQKTLVLFLTLGLLSCQNKVIRTDKERVDRETAQAYGSRYAVATQGRFSSEAAEKIFAENGNIVDAAVAASFTVAVERPQSTGIGGGGFMLFHEAKTGETYAIDFRERAPLKATKNMYIGKNGQADPDKSQNGILAVAVPGMVAGLLEIHQRFGSLPLEKVMQPAIDLAEKGFPIYPEFHRALENRADVLARDTEAKRIFLTAEGKVPALGTILIQKDLAKTLRLIVKHGKNGFYKGTVANSIFKISKERKGLITQKDFDSYQVKWRKPVHGKFQKYDVVSMPPPSSGGVHVIQFLEFLENDQLKKTGPLSAKAIHLAASALQSSFADRAKYLGDPDFVKVPVEGLISEDYVRNRRAEVSLDKARKASEVSAGKPPGYESTETTHLALMDADGNAISTTQTINGWMGAAIVAPGTGVVLNNEMDDFSAQEGGSNLFGAIGGKPNAIAPQKTPLSSMSPTILLHNKKPILAVGAPGGTRIISCVAQTILNYVEFKTSLYDSIAMLRYHHQWQPDVLYIEPPGPGADVVAKLEKMGYEIKMESIPCNVMAVANERDTLHGVADPRDIGTSIAK from the coding sequence ATGAAACAAAAAACACTCGTCCTTTTTCTTACCCTCGGTCTTTTAAGTTGTCAGAACAAAGTCATTCGCACAGATAAAGAACGCGTGGATCGCGAAACCGCACAAGCTTACGGATCGCGATATGCCGTCGCGACCCAGGGACGCTTCTCTTCAGAAGCAGCGGAAAAAATCTTCGCCGAAAATGGAAATATTGTCGATGCGGCCGTTGCGGCGTCCTTCACCGTTGCCGTTGAACGGCCTCAATCGACCGGTATTGGTGGTGGCGGCTTCATGCTTTTTCACGAAGCTAAAACCGGTGAAACTTACGCCATTGATTTTAGAGAACGTGCACCATTGAAAGCCACTAAGAACATGTACATCGGTAAAAACGGTCAAGCCGACCCAGACAAATCGCAGAACGGAATCTTAGCCGTTGCGGTCCCGGGAATGGTGGCTGGCTTATTGGAAATTCATCAGCGCTTTGGATCTTTGCCTCTGGAAAAAGTGATGCAACCTGCAATTGACCTCGCGGAAAAGGGATTTCCAATTTATCCCGAGTTTCATCGCGCTTTGGAAAACCGCGCCGACGTTCTTGCACGGGACACTGAAGCAAAAAGAATTTTTCTTACTGCCGAGGGGAAAGTCCCTGCCCTGGGAACGATCTTGATTCAAAAAGATTTGGCTAAAACACTTCGTCTTATCGTCAAACATGGTAAAAATGGTTTTTACAAAGGAACCGTGGCGAATTCTATTTTCAAGATTTCGAAAGAGCGGAAAGGTCTTATCACCCAAAAAGACTTTGATAGCTATCAGGTAAAATGGCGCAAGCCGGTTCATGGAAAGTTTCAAAAATATGACGTCGTGTCGATGCCTCCACCGAGCTCTGGTGGCGTTCACGTCATTCAGTTCCTTGAGTTTTTAGAAAACGATCAATTGAAAAAAACGGGTCCCCTTTCCGCCAAAGCCATCCATCTGGCGGCCTCCGCACTCCAGTCCTCTTTTGCCGATCGGGCAAAATATTTGGGCGATCCCGATTTCGTTAAAGTCCCTGTCGAAGGCCTGATTTCCGAAGACTATGTACGAAATCGTCGTGCCGAAGTTTCCCTAGATAAAGCCCGAAAAGCCTCTGAAGTGAGTGCAGGCAAACCGCCTGGCTACGAATCCACTGAAACCACTCACTTGGCCTTGATGGACGCCGATGGCAATGCGATCAGCACCACTCAAACCATCAATGGCTGGATGGGAGCTGCCATTGTCGCTCCGGGGACCGGGGTCGTTCTTAACAACGAGATGGACGATTTTTCGGCCCAAGAAGGCGGTTCAAATCTGTTTGGCGCCATTGGTGGCAAACCGAACGCCATCGCCCCGCAAAAAACTCCTTTAAGCAGTATGTCGCCGACGATACTTTTGCATAACAAAAAACCCATTCTTGCCGTGGGGGCTCCCGGCGGAACACGTATTATCAGTTGTGTGGCGCAGACGATCCTGAACTACGTTGAATTTAAAACCTCCCTGTATGATTCCATTGCCATGCTACGCTATCACCATCAGTGGCAACCTGACGTTTTGTACATCGAGCCCCCGGGCCCCGGCGCCGATGTGGTCGCAAAACTGGAAAAGATGGGCTACGAGATTAAAATGGAATCCATCCCATGTAACGTGATGGCCGTGGCAAATGAACGAGACACTCTTCACGGAGTCGCCGACCCCCGTGACATCGGGACCAGTATCGCAAAATAA
- a CDS encoding GTP cyclohydrolase II, with protein MDVITGTEIKRSSHVVLTSHSSQIFKGSPPLKWGARSAIERGPVIASLTDTKKRNAIGTHSGSYTVYRALSIAQGKYSTLHRPDLHNTESPVSLGPYPSWFDPQKIVSIDPWGFDVPRHFQEYFNQGYDIRPTVAVTQAHLQIPEITEAIAAGRLHIDGKIIKENKDIKITKVAFEPVWYLPGIAQRLNVEEGFLRKILFQETGGMFPELVTRPDLKVMLPPIGNTTVYIFGDPQNLAKPDIELTCRVHDECNGSDVFGSDICTCRPYLIYGIEDAARTAQRGGVGLIAYYRKEGRALGEVTKFLVYNARKRQQGGDSAATYFHRTECVAGVEDARFQEFMPDILHFFGITKIHNLHSMSNMKYDAIVNSGIDVINRISIPPHLIPPDAQVEIEAKKAKGYFDAGTKKSTEELKHVIGRPIDE; from the coding sequence ATGGATGTCATAACCGGGACCGAAATAAAGAGATCATCACACGTCGTTCTGACATCACACTCAAGCCAGATTTTTAAAGGCAGCCCACCCCTGAAGTGGGGCGCACGTTCCGCCATCGAGCGCGGTCCGGTCATTGCCTCTTTGACCGATACTAAAAAGCGCAATGCCATCGGTACGCACAGTGGAAGCTACACCGTTTATCGCGCACTTTCGATTGCTCAGGGTAAGTATTCCACTTTACACCGACCGGATCTGCATAACACGGAAAGCCCGGTTTCTCTTGGTCCCTATCCCTCGTGGTTTGATCCGCAAAAAATAGTTTCCATCGATCCTTGGGGCTTCGATGTTCCTCGCCATTTTCAGGAATACTTTAACCAGGGTTATGATATCCGCCCGACTGTGGCCGTCACACAAGCCCATCTGCAAATTCCTGAGATTACTGAAGCCATCGCCGCAGGACGACTTCACATCGACGGAAAAATCATCAAAGAGAACAAAGACATTAAGATCACAAAGGTCGCTTTCGAGCCGGTTTGGTATTTACCCGGAATTGCCCAACGTCTTAATGTGGAAGAAGGTTTCCTTAGAAAAATTCTGTTCCAGGAAACGGGCGGCATGTTTCCGGAATTAGTCACTCGTCCCGATCTAAAAGTGATGCTGCCGCCGATTGGAAACACCACTGTCTACATTTTCGGAGACCCTCAGAATCTAGCCAAACCCGACATCGAACTTACTTGCCGCGTGCACGACGAGTGCAACGGCTCTGATGTTTTTGGCTCGGATATTTGCACCTGCCGCCCCTACCTTATCTATGGAATTGAGGATGCCGCCCGCACGGCGCAAAGGGGCGGTGTCGGCCTTATCGCGTATTATCGCAAAGAAGGAAGGGCTTTAGGAGAAGTTACAAAATTTCTTGTCTACAATGCCCGTAAGCGCCAGCAAGGCGGCGACTCTGCGGCGACATATTTTCATCGGACCGAATGTGTCGCAGGGGTCGAAGATGCCCGCTTCCAAGAATTCATGCCCGACATTCTGCATTTCTTTGGCATTACTAAAATTCACAATTTGCATTCCATGAGTAATATGAAGTACGACGCCATCGTAAACAGCGGTATCGACGTTATCAATCGCATCAGTATACCGCCGCATCTGATTCCTCCCGATGCACAAGTGGAAATCGAAGCAAAAAAAGCCAAAGGCTATTTCGACGCAGGCACAAAAAAATCAACGGAAGAGTTAAAACACGTTATTGGGAGACCCATCGATGAATAA
- the udk gene encoding uridine kinase, whose amino-acid sequence MSVYIIGVAGGSGSGKTHFALELQKQLGEDNCMILYQDNYYIDQSARFDGDGGSVNFDHPNSLDFSLLAQGLRQLKEGRNIEVPLYDFVTHTRSSETLIKSPTKIVLVDGILILHSDLVRAELNEAVFFDTPEALRFQRRLHRDVHHRGRTPDGVKKQFELQVRPMHNEFVEPSKSFADIIVKDLGEYSEALNSFCQRLKSYLHS is encoded by the coding sequence ATGAGTGTTTATATTATCGGCGTAGCCGGTGGCAGCGGATCAGGAAAAACTCACTTTGCTTTGGAGCTGCAAAAGCAGTTGGGCGAAGACAATTGCATGATTCTTTATCAAGACAACTACTACATTGACCAATCCGCCCGCTTCGATGGCGATGGTGGATCAGTTAATTTCGACCATCCCAACAGTCTTGATTTTTCTCTTCTTGCGCAGGGTCTGCGCCAACTTAAAGAGGGGCGTAACATCGAAGTGCCCCTTTATGATTTTGTTACGCACACCCGCAGCTCCGAAACGTTGATCAAAAGCCCCACCAAAATCGTCTTGGTCGATGGCATTCTTATTCTGCATTCGGATCTAGTGCGCGCCGAGCTCAATGAAGCCGTCTTCTTTGATACTCCCGAAGCGTTGCGTTTTCAAAGACGCCTGCACCGCGATGTTCATCATCGCGGTCGCACACCTGACGGAGTTAAAAAGCAGTTTGAACTTCAGGTGCGTCCGATGCACAATGAATTTGTTGAACCTTCCAAAAGTTTCGCCGATATTATCGTCAAAGACTTGGGAGAGTACTCGGAAGCTTTGAACTCCTTTTGCCAAAGACTGAAGTCCTATTTGCATTCCTGA
- a CDS encoding glutathione peroxidase → MEKTLHSFTVKAADGSDVPLDKYKGQAVLVVNVASKCGFTPQYAGLEELYEKFKDQGFTVLGFPCNQFGAQEPGSDSDIQQFCSLTYNVKFPVMAKIDVNGDNADPLYKWMKESAPGFLGTEMIKWNFTKFLIGKDGKILKRYPPQEEPKNLTEDIKAAIK, encoded by the coding sequence ATGGAAAAAACCTTACACTCATTCACCGTTAAAGCGGCTGATGGCAGCGACGTCCCACTGGACAAGTATAAAGGACAAGCGGTTCTTGTCGTGAATGTCGCTAGTAAATGCGGCTTCACACCGCAATATGCAGGCCTTGAAGAACTCTATGAAAAATTCAAAGATCAGGGTTTCACTGTTCTTGGCTTTCCCTGCAATCAGTTTGGCGCGCAAGAACCCGGCAGCGATTCAGACATCCAACAATTTTGCAGCCTCACCTATAACGTGAAATTTCCAGTCATGGCCAAGATTGACGTGAACGGTGATAACGCTGATCCACTTTACAAGTGGATGAAAGAGTCCGCACCGGGATTTCTGGGAACCGAAATGATCAAGTGGAATTTCACGAAATTTCTGATTGGCAAGGATGGGAAGATCCTCAAGCGTTATCCGCCCCAAGAAGAACCCAAAAATCTGACTGAGGACATTAAGGCTGCGATTAAATAG